The following DNA comes from Capsicum annuum cultivar UCD-10X-F1 chromosome 7, UCD10Xv1.1, whole genome shotgun sequence.
aaataaaattgggccCAAAAATTTTCCACTTATGGCACCACCTACAGACCGTAGGTGGAACCTACGGGCTATAGGTGCCAGTCTGTAGGTTGGCCCAATTTTTTGACCTTTTTCCTGCTCTCTGGACTCTATATTCTGATATATATTTCTTTACTAACGACGTCGTAAGTGGCATATACGATATCATAAGTAGATTCGTAAGTTCAAGTCCAGAGAATCCCTAAAAAATCTTCAAAATGTCCTTTTAGCATTCAAAGCACAACTTACCTAGCCCGAGAGGGACTTATGACCTTCATGAGTTGGTCACAAAGTCCTCTTACCTGGAATATTCTAACTGAAGAAAAGTATTACCATATCCCAAACCGTTCCTCATGCTACTGtacctacaaaaaataaaaatagttgtgaacactaaaatagtaggTTGCCTCCTACCCAATGCTTGATTTAGCGTCGCGACATGACGTGGATAGGTtagatactcagacttcactaacAAGCCCAAGTGTTGCCTCCTATACAATACTTGACTTGATATCACGGCACAacgtgggtaccttgattactcagaattcatctgGGTACCCAACAGAGTAACCTCCAATATCATTAACACAATGAATAACCGACACCAACCTCATGTTGGACATTGAATTTGACTTCTTCATTATTAACTCTGAACTTGAGCTCCCACTTCTCCATATCAACCATTGCTATACCCTTAGACATGAATGGTCTTCCCAATATGATGGGCATATCATAGTCAACCTCACTATCCAAAATGACAAAGTCATCCCGAAAAATAAAGTTGTCAACTTTCAACAACATATCAAATGATATTCCTACGAGTTTCTTTACTGTGAAGTCCGCCATCAACAACTGCATAGTAGTTGGCTTTGGAGGGCTCAAGCCCAATTGCCTGAATACAaccatcaacatcaatttagtgctGGCTTCCAAGTCATATAACACTTTGGTGTATCTGGATGCCCCTATGGTATATGGGATTGTGAACGCTTCGGGATCACCATTCTTCTGGGCCAGAGACTTAGAAGTGACTTCAATGCAATGGTGCAATCTGCCAACATCCTCAAAactattttctctcttctttgcCTCCTGTTCTTTTATAAACCTGGCATACCTAGGCATCTGCTTAGAAGACTCAAGGAGAGGGATGTTCAAACTCAAATCTTTTAGCGTCTCAATGAAGCTCTCGAACTTTCTTTCTGCGttccttaatatttttatttaaggaAAAGGTGGGGGAGGTCGTGGAATTTTCTTTACTATAGGCTATCAACCTCACCCTTACCCTTATCCTCACCGACACTAACTTCAACGCCTATCGCTTTGTCTGAGTCCACAATAGGTTTTTTATCAACCATAATACTATCATTCTTTGGCATATCCATAGTAGGCAATAGGGGATCAATAGTATACTTACCACTTCAATTGGTGGCAGTGAGACAAtgaccatcattctttggattctgAACCATGTTGCTCAGAAGGGTACCCGACCACCTCTGATTAAAAGTAACAGACATCTACCTAAACTGCTACTCTAACTGCTTAATCGCAGTTGTATGAAACTCAACCTTCTGGGTCAGACCTGAGATttcagccttaatctccttaaggaatgtttcctaattttcttgacccttaACCATTTTGGACAACAATGCCTTCATTCTTGATAGTATCACGGTTGCTTGGCGGAATATACCTATCTTTCTTCCCCTTGTAGTCGTCCTTTCTTCTCTAGTGATCATCACACTTCGTACTTTGATCTCTGTATCTATCtctataatagttttgaccttggttttcttTTCCCTTGGCTAAAAAACCCACCAATTCTCGATCAATATACTTAGCCTTTTATTCCCAGTTAGACTCATAAGATCTAGATGTTGCACCCTATGAATCTACCACATTTACCTTCTCCGAATTCACCATTGCAAACTGATTCATCAATAACCCAATATCAGATATAAGTTGTGCAATATCTTACAACATAAAAGCATCACCCACTCTATGTCCGTCGGGAGCCCCAATGGCATAACTGCCTGCACCCTTCTCTACCTTTTGACTATGCAATCCTCGGTTTATGAGAAAGATCAAGTCTAGAATCTCAGATGCTACTTCCCAACATAAACCTATGAAATCTCCTCCAGTTATTGTGTCTTCCATGAATATGGAAGTGATGTTCagggctctataaaatatctccagGAAGTTTGTCCCTAAAATGCGATTAAGAAGAAGTTTAGCAT
Coding sequences within:
- the LOC124885718 gene encoding uncharacterized protein LOC124885718, encoding MPRYARFIKEQEAKKRENSFEDVGRLHHCIEVTSKSLAQKNGDPEAFTIPYTIGASRYTKVLYDLEASTKLMLMVVFRQLGLSPPKPTTMQLLMADFTVKKLVGISFDMLLKVDNFIFRDDFVILDSEVDYDMPIILGRPFMSKGIAMVDMEKWELKFRVNNEEVKFNVQHENSNLPTSSKFKPTPLIVIRSQSEDPSIPAEPTAREGVDVGVGIYFEIERQSEALEISTQGDETPATSILVLSSTSNPVGTSVLAPHLSTTGATTSITFCIT